Proteins encoded together in one Fibrobacterota bacterium window:
- the mtgA gene encoding monofunctional biosynthetic peptidoglycan transglycosylase: MPRKPKGPSIFSGKTGGKGGSGKGKRPWYLVPLRWLRYSVLLFAAASVASVLLFRFVPVPFTPLMLIRLAEQKSEGKPMRLEKSWRSLDKMSPRLPEAVVASEDQRFFLHRGFDWDAIGSAFTANGRGRRKLGASTISQQTAKNVFLWPDRTWLRKGLEAYFTVLIETLWPKRRILEVYLNVIETGDGVYGAEAAARRYFQAPASDLNGPQAALIAAALPNPRVWSPARPSGYLLRRRSWILRQVDHLPPLPWAAGAPRPVPQASSRPRGSARDTSGPQGIPARPPNAPAPGAPAPGAPATDSPASQETPAESTGGPALYDPEPLPDDPEPGAPVPPDANPH; this comes from the coding sequence ATGCCACGGAAACCCAAAGGTCCCTCCATATTCTCCGGTAAGACGGGGGGAAAAGGGGGGAGCGGCAAGGGGAAACGCCCGTGGTACCTGGTTCCCCTGCGCTGGCTGCGGTATAGCGTACTCCTTTTCGCGGCGGCTTCGGTCGCCAGCGTCCTTTTGTTCCGTTTCGTTCCCGTTCCCTTCACGCCCTTGATGTTGATCCGCCTCGCCGAGCAGAAGTCCGAAGGCAAACCCATGCGTCTGGAGAAATCCTGGCGCTCTCTCGATAAGATGTCGCCGCGGCTGCCGGAAGCGGTGGTGGCCTCCGAGGACCAACGCTTTTTCCTGCACCGCGGGTTCGATTGGGACGCCATCGGATCGGCCTTCACCGCCAACGGCCGCGGCCGGCGTAAGCTGGGAGCCAGCACCATCAGCCAGCAGACGGCCAAGAACGTGTTTCTATGGCCCGATCGCACCTGGCTGCGCAAAGGACTGGAGGCGTATTTCACCGTCCTTATCGAAACCCTGTGGCCCAAGCGGCGCATCCTCGAGGTCTACCTGAACGTCATCGAAACGGGCGATGGCGTTTACGGGGCCGAAGCCGCCGCGCGCCGCTACTTCCAGGCTCCCGCCTCCGACTTGAACGGCCCCCAAGCGGCCCTCATCGCCGCGGCGCTTCCCAATCCCCGGGTCTGGTCCCCGGCGCGCCCTTCCGGATACCTGTTGCGCCGCCGCTCTTGGATCCTTAGGCAAGTGGATCACCTGCCTCCCCTTCCCTGGGCCGCTGGCGCCCCGCGCCCCGTTCCCCAAGCGTCTTCCCGGCCCCGGGGTAGCGCGCGCGATACCTCCGGCCCGCAGGGGATCCCGGCCCGGCCGCCGAATGCGCCCGCGCCTGGTGCGCCCGCACCGGGTGCGCCCGCGACCGATTCGCCGGCCTCCCAGGAAACGCCCGCGGAATCGACGGGAGGTCCCGCGCTTTACGATCCCGAGCCTTTGCCGGATGACCCGGAACCGGGAGCGCCGGTTCCGCCCGACGCGAATCCGCATTAA
- a CDS encoding zinc ABC transporter substrate-binding protein: protein MNTIRKYFLATLALIGSAATVSAKVKVAASVPDLASIASYVGGGEVEVFSLAKANSNPHFVEVLPSYMIKVSRVAVFLKVGLALDQWADAIIEGSRNTDLIVEDCSGGVEVLEKPTGKVDASQGDVHPQGNPHYWLDPANGPVIASHVRAALSKADPKHADLYAANEKKFDEECAKRNQDWHARLAGLKGTAIITYHSSWVYFAKAFDLRIAGYVEPFPGIPPTAKHLQELIEKIKSEKAKILIQEPYYGDSDPDFLARQTGIKVYRFTPSCDGVGADDYLKHFDVIVAGLAGAGG, encoded by the coding sequence ATGAATACGATCCGGAAATATTTCTTGGCCACGCTGGCCCTCATCGGCTCTGCGGCGACGGTGTCCGCCAAGGTCAAGGTCGCGGCTTCGGTGCCCGACCTGGCCTCCATCGCTTCCTATGTAGGCGGGGGCGAGGTGGAAGTCTTCTCCCTGGCCAAGGCCAATTCCAACCCGCACTTCGTGGAGGTTCTGCCTTCCTACATGATCAAGGTTTCGCGGGTGGCCGTCTTCCTGAAGGTGGGCTTGGCCCTAGACCAATGGGCCGACGCCATCATCGAGGGCTCGCGCAATACCGACCTGATCGTGGAGGATTGCTCCGGCGGCGTCGAAGTGCTGGAGAAGCCCACGGGCAAGGTGGACGCGTCCCAGGGCGACGTGCATCCGCAAGGGAATCCGCACTACTGGCTCGATCCCGCCAACGGTCCGGTCATCGCTTCGCACGTGCGCGCGGCGCTGTCCAAGGCCGATCCTAAGCATGCCGACCTTTACGCGGCGAACGAGAAGAAGTTCGACGAGGAATGCGCCAAGCGTAACCAGGATTGGCATGCCCGCCTCGCCGGCCTGAAGGGAACCGCCATCATCACCTACCATTCCTCCTGGGTCTATTTCGCCAAGGCCTTCGATCTGCGCATCGCCGGTTACGTGGAACCGTTCCCGGGCATCCCGCCTACGGCCAAGCACTTGCAAGAGTTGATCGAAAAGATCAAATCCGAGAAGGCGAAGATCCTGATCCAGGAGCCGTACTACGGCGATTCCGATCCGGATTTCCTGGCGCGCCAGACCGGCATCAAGGTCTATCGCTTTACGCCTTCCTGCGATGGCGTCGGGGCGGACGATTACCTGAAGCACTTCGACGTCATCGTGGCCGGCCTGGCCGGGGCGGGGGGCTGA
- a CDS encoding right-handed parallel beta-helix repeat-containing protein, which translates to MNPIRALPLALSAALAAAYSQSVTSVTTVATFNNIGIEIGLSGASDTAAAVSVAWNPAVSQQAPHPGHGLSRVAANRFAGSVFGLRPNTAYMIRLLGKSFPLDTLFQVTTRSDSFPAPKGATYHVAVNGSDSHDGSSLSQAFATLAHAVSLANPGATILLHVGRYCESVTLPRSGTAQAPICIRNAPGEAAALDGRDTSFHPTWSSYDAGAGVYRSACTAQPGLAYRNGKHLFAHPSLKDLVGNTWGMEEGFFADGAYLYVRFPAGRAPTAADTVQIPRFTTALTFSGRDYIQVRGLEIAYYGLDSYPRGIYCDGASYNLVDSCFFHHSVVGVALKRGCRFNTVQRCEFTETPIDTWNWSAVKEGTDYYEAGGVVVYGSPTANIGNVIRNNHFSHLFDGSHLYSDDASGPTSNLDFHGNLLEFLNDDGIETDGAGTNVRIYGNVFRKFLTGISVAPAQGGPTYIMRNLLTGWETHSGYVGYPVKFNVDGSMTTDWVYLYHNTCQTSVAGQPGFWFKQYSAWNHIVSRNNVYAGTDYALQSGSSQNPVDFDSDDLFTTATGKVAQWSGSNFASLSAFSKATGQEAHGLNADPEFAAVGTDYRLAAGSPLIDGGAIIPGVNDDFIGKAPDIGAYEYDAQAEIRRGRKTAAGPERMPVITITRSLPGGATLRFDCGALADPKATLSLYAFSGRRLGLYRLRAGINRIPVRIGPGNAGLGLAVLERDGKRFTSPILPLP; encoded by the coding sequence ATGAATCCGATCCGGGCTCTTCCCTTGGCTCTTTCGGCGGCATTGGCCGCGGCCTATTCCCAGTCCGTCACTTCCGTCACGACGGTCGCCACATTCAATAACATAGGGATCGAAATTGGGCTCTCAGGAGCTTCCGATACCGCCGCCGCGGTTTCCGTCGCCTGGAATCCCGCGGTCTCGCAGCAAGCTCCGCATCCGGGCCATGGCCTTTCCCGCGTGGCAGCCAATCGATTCGCCGGAAGCGTTTTCGGCTTGAGGCCCAACACGGCCTATATGATCCGCCTGCTGGGTAAATCGTTCCCCCTGGATACCCTCTTCCAGGTCACCACCCGCTCCGATTCCTTCCCCGCGCCCAAGGGCGCGACCTACCATGTCGCCGTGAACGGCAGCGATAGCCACGATGGTTCCAGCCTGTCCCAGGCCTTCGCCACCCTGGCGCATGCCGTTTCCTTGGCCAATCCCGGCGCCACCATCCTCTTGCATGTGGGACGCTACTGCGAGTCCGTCACCTTGCCCCGTTCGGGTACGGCGCAGGCGCCGATATGCATCCGCAATGCCCCCGGGGAAGCGGCGGCCTTGGACGGCCGGGACACTTCCTTTCATCCTACCTGGAGTTCCTACGATGCCGGCGCCGGCGTGTACCGCTCCGCTTGCACGGCCCAGCCGGGTCTGGCGTACCGCAACGGCAAGCATCTGTTCGCGCATCCGAGCCTGAAGGATTTGGTGGGCAATACCTGGGGCATGGAGGAAGGGTTTTTCGCCGACGGCGCCTATCTCTACGTCCGCTTTCCGGCGGGGCGCGCGCCCACCGCGGCGGATACCGTGCAAATACCTCGCTTCACCACCGCCCTCACCTTTTCGGGACGGGACTACATCCAAGTGCGCGGATTGGAAATCGCCTACTACGGGCTGGACTCTTATCCGCGCGGAATCTACTGCGACGGCGCGTCCTATAATCTGGTGGACTCCTGCTTCTTCCACCACAGCGTGGTAGGCGTGGCCTTGAAACGGGGTTGCCGCTTCAATACCGTGCAACGTTGCGAATTCACGGAGACGCCCATCGACACCTGGAACTGGAGCGCCGTCAAGGAAGGCACGGACTACTACGAGGCCGGCGGCGTGGTGGTTTACGGCAGCCCGACCGCCAATATCGGGAACGTGATCCGCAACAACCATTTTTCCCATCTCTTCGACGGATCGCATCTGTATTCGGACGATGCTTCGGGCCCGACCAGCAACCTGGATTTCCACGGCAACCTTCTCGAGTTCCTCAACGACGACGGCATCGAAACGGACGGGGCCGGGACCAACGTCCGGATTTACGGCAACGTCTTCCGGAAATTCCTGACGGGCATCTCGGTGGCGCCGGCGCAGGGCGGGCCGACCTATATCATGCGCAACTTGCTGACCGGCTGGGAAACGCATAGCGGCTATGTCGGGTATCCCGTCAAGTTCAACGTGGACGGCTCCATGACCACGGATTGGGTGTACCTCTACCATAATACCTGCCAGACATCGGTGGCCGGCCAGCCGGGCTTTTGGTTCAAGCAATACAGCGCCTGGAACCATATCGTTTCCCGCAATAACGTTTACGCCGGAACCGATTATGCCTTGCAAAGCGGCTCCAGCCAAAACCCGGTGGATTTCGATTCCGATGACTTGTTCACGACGGCAACGGGCAAGGTGGCGCAATGGTCCGGATCCAACTTCGCGAGCCTTTCCGCCTTTTCCAAAGCCACGGGACAGGAAGCGCACGGGTTGAATGCCGATCCGGAATTCGCCGCCGTCGGCACGGATTATCGCCTGGCCGCGGGCAGCCCGCTGATCGATGGCGGAGCCATCATTCCCGGCGTGAATGATGATTTCATCGGAAAAGCGCCCGATATCGGGGCCTATGAATACGATGCCCAAGCGGAGATCCGCCGGGGCCGCAAGACCGCGGCCGGGCCCGAACGGATGCCGGTCATCACCATAACACGCTCGTTACCCGGAGGCGCTACTTTAAGATTCGACTGCGGCGCCCTCGCGGATCCCAAAGCAACCTTGAGTCTGTATGCCTTTTCGGGAAGGAGATTGGGCCTTTACCGATTGCGCGCGGGTATAAACCGGATCCCGGTGCGAATCGGGCCCGGAAACGCTGGTTTGGGATTGGCGGTCTTGGAGCGGGACGGAAAACGCTTCACAAGCCCTATTCTCCCCCTGCCATAA
- a CDS encoding glycoside hydrolase family 9 protein produces MPVSPDIRVNQIGFHPQDPKKGVVVNAGAATRFFVATPNLSDTVFQGDLGPEKTWAPSAEAVRLADFSAVSKPGEYVLGVNGKGVSYPFVIDPHAHVETVRGAIRGFYYQRASCTLASANAGKWARNPGHPDNRVAVHGSAASDARPEGTIISAGKGWYDAGDYNKYVVNSGISTYTLLALYAHYPAFFDTLKLNIPESGNAIPDLLDEALWNLRFMLAMQDPNDGGVYHKLTTAEFSAFIMPENDVAKRFVVKKSVTATLDLAATAAYASRLFRKFDGPLPGFADSALAIARKAWDWARLHPGQYYRQSDINKNFTPAINTGEYGDNSAVDEFFWAGAELYLATREDSFYVAAAPGALPATFSAPSWSNVLALGIYSLADAKDDGYAKINADTLKKMLATAAGPMRARADTNAYAVPMGSNDFYWGSNSGDANQGMLLLQAFRHTGDSTYLWAAVSALDYLLGRNATGYSFVTGYGSNTPMFPHHRPSAADGVREPVPGLLVGGSNPGQEDKTPGYPSIIPALSYLDDQNAYASNEIAINWNAPYAYLSGALEAILGSGVTAIGIHPHSSPARAEAFLHWENGRLALELPVGWTGKVDLFDLRGAKANPKAADTAGGLRLYRLIARDRAGRMVQRSGTISLFSTARVALAR; encoded by the coding sequence ATGCCGGTTTCCCCGGATATCCGCGTCAATCAAATCGGTTTCCATCCCCAAGATCCCAAGAAGGGAGTGGTCGTCAACGCGGGCGCCGCGACGCGTTTCTTCGTGGCCACGCCCAATCTTTCCGACACCGTTTTCCAGGGCGATCTCGGCCCGGAGAAGACTTGGGCGCCATCGGCGGAGGCCGTGCGCTTGGCCGACTTTTCCGCCGTGTCCAAACCGGGAGAATACGTTCTGGGCGTGAACGGGAAGGGCGTCTCTTACCCTTTCGTTATCGATCCCCATGCCCACGTCGAGACCGTCCGCGGAGCCATCCGCGGCTTCTATTACCAACGCGCCTCCTGCACGCTGGCTTCCGCCAACGCGGGGAAATGGGCCCGCAATCCGGGCCATCCCGACAACCGCGTCGCCGTACATGGCTCGGCGGCCAGCGACGCCAGGCCGGAAGGAACCATCATCTCGGCGGGCAAAGGCTGGTACGATGCCGGGGACTATAACAAGTACGTCGTGAACAGCGGCATCTCCACCTATACCCTATTGGCGCTGTACGCGCACTATCCCGCCTTCTTCGATACCCTGAAATTGAACATCCCCGAAAGCGGCAACGCCATTCCCGATTTGCTCGACGAAGCCTTGTGGAACCTGCGCTTCATGCTGGCCATGCAGGATCCCAACGATGGCGGCGTTTATCACAAGCTGACTACGGCCGAATTCTCCGCCTTCATCATGCCGGAAAACGACGTCGCCAAGCGCTTCGTGGTGAAGAAATCGGTGACCGCGACCCTGGATTTGGCCGCGACGGCCGCCTATGCCTCGCGCCTGTTCCGCAAGTTCGACGGGCCCCTGCCCGGTTTCGCCGACAGCGCCCTGGCGATAGCGCGTAAAGCCTGGGATTGGGCCCGCCTCCATCCCGGCCAATACTATCGCCAATCCGATATCAACAAGAACTTCACGCCAGCCATCAACACCGGGGAATACGGCGACAACAGCGCGGTGGATGAATTCTTCTGGGCCGGCGCGGAACTCTATCTCGCCACCCGCGAGGATTCGTTCTACGTGGCCGCGGCCCCGGGCGCGCTTCCCGCCACCTTTTCCGCCCCCAGCTGGTCCAACGTGTTGGCGCTCGGGATCTATAGCCTGGCGGACGCCAAGGATGATGGCTACGCCAAGATCAACGCCGACACGCTTAAGAAGATGCTCGCGACCGCCGCCGGGCCCATGCGCGCGCGCGCGGATACCAACGCATACGCCGTCCCCATGGGCAGTAACGATTTCTATTGGGGCAGCAATTCCGGGGACGCTAACCAAGGCATGCTTTTGCTGCAAGCCTTCCGGCATACGGGCGATTCCACCTACCTATGGGCCGCGGTCAGCGCGCTGGATTACCTGTTGGGACGCAATGCGACCGGCTATTCCTTCGTGACCGGCTACGGGTCCAATACCCCCATGTTCCCCCATCACCGGCCTTCCGCCGCCGACGGCGTCCGCGAACCGGTACCAGGACTTTTGGTCGGCGGATCCAATCCGGGCCAGGAAGACAAAACCCCCGGTTATCCATCCATCATCCCCGCCCTCTCCTACCTGGACGACCAGAATGCCTACGCTTCCAATGAGATCGCCATCAACTGGAACGCGCCTTACGCATACCTTTCGGGGGCCTTGGAAGCCATCCTGGGCTCGGGCGTAACGGCCATCGGCATCCATCCCCATTCCTCTCCGGCCCGGGCCGAAGCCTTTTTGCACTGGGAGAACGGCCGCCTCGCCCTGGAGTTGCCCGTGGGCTGGACCGGTAAGGTGGACTTGTTCGATCTCCGGGGCGCCAAGGCCAATCCCAAGGCGGCGGACACGGCGGGTGGATTGCGGCTGTACCGCCTGATAGCCCGCGATCGCGCGGGGCGAATGGTCCAGCGGAGCGGGACGATTTCCCTTTTCTCGACCGCGCGGGTGGCGCTGGCGCGCTAG
- a CDS encoding DUF535 family protein, with the protein MGGHFLLAPRIDLRVSDLKVSEWTSLGTRLRSLSWKRLRQVASFIPCIPGYLRLRRILRDTRMDQAVRIQPVMAFKFLGGYLALSFKTGERLRILIYHYLRLGAMMPGLAHRGFPARKAMLWSHRCEMDCLSVSLALPGAHFLEGDLSLVASWNERKLYKLTFSFIPGELVGNDFTKAILIGGSQGFPGTGPLFRQAAKSAGEICPATLLLLSVQALAVSLGIPLLLAVPSAENSNDAVREMPEQALARYDRFWETNGGERYGKFYRLPLDVAWKPMHLVPGHRSRTRRKRELKQRILAQMHANIEDLLFVSR; encoded by the coding sequence ATGGGTGGCCATTTTCTCCTGGCTCCCCGGATCGACCTGCGTGTTTCCGATCTCAAGGTTTCCGAATGGACGTCTTTGGGCACCCGCTTGCGCAGCCTGTCCTGGAAACGCCTCCGCCAGGTGGCGAGTTTCATCCCTTGCATTCCGGGATATCTTCGTTTGCGGCGCATCCTCCGGGATACCCGCATGGATCAAGCGGTGCGTATCCAACCGGTGATGGCTTTCAAATTCCTGGGCGGCTATCTCGCCTTGTCCTTCAAAACGGGAGAGCGCCTCCGCATCCTCATCTATCATTACCTCCGGTTGGGCGCGATGATGCCGGGTCTGGCTCATCGGGGGTTTCCCGCGCGCAAGGCGATGCTCTGGTCGCACCGGTGCGAAATGGATTGCCTATCGGTCTCCTTGGCCTTGCCGGGGGCGCACTTCCTGGAGGGCGATCTGTCCTTGGTGGCGTCATGGAACGAACGTAAGCTATACAAGCTTACCTTCAGCTTTATTCCCGGGGAACTGGTCGGCAATGACTTCACGAAAGCCATTCTGATCGGCGGGTCCCAGGGATTTCCGGGAACAGGACCATTATTTCGCCAGGCAGCGAAATCGGCGGGGGAGATCTGCCCTGCCACTTTACTTCTGCTTTCCGTACAGGCCTTGGCCGTTTCCCTAGGCATCCCCTTACTCTTGGCGGTGCCTTCGGCCGAGAATTCGAATGATGCCGTACGGGAGATGCCGGAGCAGGCCCTCGCGCGGTATGATCGATTCTGGGAGACCAACGGCGGCGAGCGGTACGGAAAGTTCTATCGCCTGCCGTTGGACGTAGCCTGGAAACCGATGCACCTGGTGCCGGGGCATCGTTCCCGTACCCGCCGCAAACGGGAATTGAAGCAACGAATCCTCGCTCAGATGCACGCGAACATCGAGGACCTCCTTTTCGTCAGCCGTTGA
- a CDS encoding metal ABC transporter permease, whose amino-acid sequence MLLLQYPFALSALGLCLLLTGVLSFFGYHVVRRGVIFVDLALAQVASLGACVGFLIGWGETRPLATFLLSLGFTFMGAWLFSWFRGRKALPIEALIGVTYAGAMALSLIVLEKSATGSEELKEMLVGSILTVSPRTLGLAAAIFAVVGVILFLARKPLFAITEAPEEARARGYKLWFWDFVFYTAFGLVVTFSVRVAGVLLVFAFLIVPSLASLLAFPGKAAVGAWKRVAFGWGFGTVGCLAGLEASLRLDWSAGPTIVAAFILFLAIAGVVARVRGGAASGRAG is encoded by the coding sequence GTGCTGCTGCTGCAATATCCATTCGCGCTTTCGGCCCTGGGGCTTTGCCTGCTGCTGACGGGCGTGCTCAGCTTCTTCGGATACCACGTGGTGCGGCGCGGAGTCATCTTCGTCGATCTGGCCCTGGCCCAGGTGGCGTCCCTCGGCGCCTGCGTGGGCTTCCTGATCGGCTGGGGCGAAACCCGCCCGCTCGCCACCTTCCTATTGTCCTTGGGCTTCACCTTCATGGGGGCATGGCTCTTCTCTTGGTTCCGCGGGCGCAAGGCGCTGCCCATCGAAGCCCTGATCGGGGTGACCTACGCGGGGGCCATGGCCCTGTCCCTGATCGTGCTCGAGAAGTCCGCCACGGGATCGGAAGAGCTGAAGGAAATGCTGGTCGGATCCATCCTCACGGTTTCGCCCCGGACCTTGGGGCTGGCCGCCGCCATCTTCGCGGTGGTGGGGGTGATCCTGTTCCTGGCCCGGAAGCCCCTTTTCGCCATCACCGAGGCCCCCGAGGAGGCCCGGGCCCGCGGCTATAAGCTGTGGTTCTGGGACTTCGTGTTCTATACCGCCTTCGGCTTGGTCGTAACCTTCTCGGTACGGGTAGCGGGGGTGTTACTGGTGTTCGCCTTCCTCATCGTGCCATCGTTGGCCTCGCTGCTGGCGTTCCCCGGGAAAGCCGCGGTCGGGGCCTGGAAGCGGGTGGCGTTCGGTTGGGGTTTCGGAACAGTAGGCTGCCTGGCCGGGCTGGAGGCCTCGCTGCGCCTGGACTGGTCGGCCGGGCCGACCATCGTGGCGGCCTTCATCCTGTTCCTGGCCATCGCCGGGGTGGTGGCGCGGGTGCGGGGAGGGGCGGCTTCAGGGAGGGCTGGATAA
- a CDS encoding glycoside hydrolase family 16 protein, producing the protein MNGWKLVWSDEFNGAGLDASKWALELNEGDPGAATYTNRSQNLSVSDGNLTLQAQKENYGGKQFTATQISTRNKGVWKYCRIDVRAKLPYGQGMWPAIWMMPNAPVAYGSWPRSGEIDIMENLGNNTRLTYTTLHYGAGNQSIQGTYTAPANQTLSDTFHVYTMIWDSTSFSFTLDTTHTYYSPNKWSPDNLAFPKPFDQPFFLILDLAVGGSWAGPPDSATVFPQKMLVDWVRVYQRDGSASVRSSGAQAKITANPSLPYGPVSRRTWAGDAVGLPGFFDGLGRKSSSDLSSPP; encoded by the coding sequence TTGAACGGATGGAAACTCGTCTGGTCGGACGAATTCAACGGCGCCGGCTTGGATGCGAGCAAATGGGCGCTGGAACTCAATGAGGGCGATCCCGGGGCGGCTACCTATACCAATCGCTCCCAGAACCTGTCCGTCTCCGACGGAAACCTGACGCTACAGGCCCAGAAGGAGAATTACGGCGGCAAGCAATTCACCGCCACGCAGATTTCGACGCGGAACAAGGGCGTATGGAAATACTGCCGCATCGACGTCCGCGCCAAGCTGCCGTACGGGCAAGGCATGTGGCCGGCGATTTGGATGATGCCGAATGCGCCCGTGGCGTACGGCAGTTGGCCGCGTAGCGGGGAAATCGATATCATGGAAAACCTGGGGAACAATACGCGCTTGACCTATACGACACTGCACTACGGGGCCGGCAACCAGTCCATCCAGGGAACCTATACCGCCCCCGCCAACCAAACCCTATCGGATACCTTCCACGTCTATACCATGATCTGGGACTCGACATCCTTCAGTTTCACCCTGGACACTACGCATACCTATTACAGCCCCAATAAATGGTCGCCCGATAACCTGGCGTTCCCCAAGCCTTTCGATCAACCGTTTTTCCTGATCCTCGATCTGGCCGTCGGCGGAAGTTGGGCCGGGCCTCCCGACAGCGCCACGGTATTCCCGCAAAAAATGCTGGTCGACTGGGTGCGCGTTTACCAGCGGGACGGCTCGGCATCCGTCCGATCCTCCGGAGCGCAAGCCAAAATCACCGCCAATCCGTCCCTGCCCTACGGACCCGTCTCCCGGCGGACATGGGCTGGGGATGCCGTGGGCCTGCCCGGGTTTTTCGACGGCCTGGGCAGGAAATCATCTTCGGATTTATCCAGCCCTCCCTGA
- a CDS encoding Ig-like domain-containing protein, giving the protein MKFMEAIRNSLMAMAACAGLSLAAALPYSVFPADGSTVPADAPIRITFPSASHAGTAGVFRLRAADSHIVYSLDIGRTASGTLKAKVGGDSLDIHPVIVSGTEAYLFVAAGSLAYGTTYTAEMDAGAFSGANGAYPAASWTFTTAARPASGRSAYTVAADGSGDFCTVQGALDFLAQGTAQVTVTIKPGTYREILRSVGRNSLSLAGTNRDSCVIRAVNNDKQNAGTSARALVRLFGDDLSLRDLTFLNDTPDGGSQAETLFLRGQRCAIRNCVFHSFQDTMQLEGRVYLADCRIEGAVDYIWGRGIAFFRNCALYSNADGYIVQSRNAKGQRGYVFVGCALTAASGVKSSYLARDGNGDYPDGDVRYIDCTMGTHVPKAGWLVQTVAGATPNFAEYGSKDAQGKALDMSGRAAYSRVMTASEADGLRKAVNVVGGTDGWDPEKATGLVPPRPREAAAGLRGGLRFGPETGFDARGRHLPRRGLASPHPFGI; this is encoded by the coding sequence ATGAAATTCATGGAAGCGATCAGGAACTCCCTGATGGCGATGGCGGCCTGCGCCGGCCTCTCCCTTGCCGCCGCCCTCCCCTATTCGGTTTTCCCCGCCGACGGCTCCACCGTACCCGCGGATGCCCCCATCCGCATTACCTTCCCTTCCGCCTCGCATGCGGGTACCGCGGGAGTCTTCCGGTTGCGAGCCGCCGATAGCCATATCGTTTACTCCCTGGACATCGGCCGCACCGCGTCCGGCACCCTGAAGGCCAAGGTGGGAGGGGATTCCCTGGATATCCACCCGGTAATCGTGTCCGGCACGGAAGCCTATCTCTTCGTAGCCGCCGGCAGCCTCGCTTATGGAACGACCTACACGGCGGAAATGGACGCGGGGGCCTTCAGCGGGGCGAACGGGGCCTACCCCGCCGCGTCCTGGACCTTTACCACCGCGGCCCGCCCCGCTTCGGGCCGTTCCGCTTATACCGTAGCCGCCGACGGCAGCGGGGACTTCTGCACGGTCCAAGGGGCCCTGGATTTCCTGGCCCAGGGTACCGCGCAAGTTACGGTAACCATCAAACCCGGCACCTACCGGGAAATCCTCCGCTCGGTGGGCCGCAACTCGCTTTCCCTGGCCGGGACCAATCGGGATAGCTGCGTCATCCGCGCCGTCAACAACGACAAGCAAAACGCGGGGACCTCGGCCCGGGCCCTAGTGCGCCTGTTCGGGGACGATTTGTCCTTGCGCGATCTCACCTTCCTCAACGACACCCCCGACGGCGGCTCCCAGGCCGAAACCCTGTTCTTGCGGGGCCAGCGTTGCGCCATCCGCAATTGCGTGTTCCACAGCTTCCAGGACACCATGCAGTTGGAAGGCCGCGTCTACCTGGCCGATTGCCGCATCGAAGGCGCGGTGGACTACATCTGGGGCAGGGGCATCGCCTTCTTCCGGAATTGCGCGCTGTACTCCAACGCCGACGGGTACATCGTCCAGTCGCGCAATGCCAAGGGCCAGCGCGGATACGTATTCGTGGGATGCGCCTTGACCGCGGCTTCGGGCGTGAAATCGAGCTATCTGGCCCGCGATGGCAACGGGGACTACCCGGACGGCGACGTGCGCTACATCGATTGCACCATGGGGACGCACGTGCCCAAGGCCGGCTGGCTGGTGCAGACCGTGGCGGGCGCGACGCCCAACTTCGCCGAATACGGGAGCAAGGACGCGCAGGGGAAAGCCCTCGACATGTCCGGACGCGCGGCCTATTCGCGGGTGATGACCGCCTCCGAGGCCGACGGCCTGCGCAAGGCGGTGAACGTGGTGGGCGGAACCGATGGCTGGGATCCGGAAAAGGCGACGGGGCTGGTCCCGCCGCGACCGCGCGAGGCGGCCGCAGGGCTCCGCGGCGGGCTCCGCTTCGGGCCGGAAACCGGTTTCGACGCCCGGGGCCGGCATCTGCCGCGACGGGGATTGGCCTCCCCGCATCCGTTCGGGATCTAA